The Lichenihabitans psoromatis genome contains a region encoding:
- the nuoI gene encoding NADH-quinone oxidoreductase subunit NuoI, whose product MRLDQAAKSIFLTEFVGAFALAMRYFFKPKLTLNYPHEKNPQSPRYRGEHALRRYPNGEERCIACKLCEAICPAQAITIEAGPRRNDGTRRTTRYDIDMVKCIYCGLCQEACPVDAIVEGPNAEFSVETREELLYDKNRLLANGDRWEREIARNIALDAPYR is encoded by the coding sequence ATGCGTTTGGATCAAGCCGCAAAGTCGATCTTTCTGACCGAGTTCGTCGGTGCGTTCGCCTTGGCGATGCGGTATTTCTTCAAGCCGAAGCTGACGCTAAACTACCCTCACGAGAAAAATCCGCAAAGCCCGCGTTATCGGGGTGAGCATGCTTTGCGGCGTTATCCGAACGGGGAAGAGCGCTGCATCGCCTGCAAGCTTTGCGAGGCCATCTGCCCCGCTCAGGCGATCACGATCGAGGCTGGACCTCGCCGTAACGATGGGACCCGGCGCACGACGCGTTATGACATCGATATGGTGAAATGCATCTATTGCGGGTTGTGCCAAGAGGCGTGCCCTGTGGATGCAATCGTCGAAGGTCCCAATGCGGAATTCTCGGTCGAGACCCGCGAGGAGCTCCTCTACGACAAGAACAGGCTTCTCGCGAACGGCGACCGCTGGGAGCGTGAGATTGCGCGAAACATCGCGCTTGATGCGCCGTATCGCTGA
- the nuoG gene encoding NADH-quinone oxidoreductase subunit NuoG has translation MTKLVIDGREIDVPADFTLLQACEEAGAEIPRFCYHERLSIAGNCRMCLVEVKGSPKPVASCAWGVRDCRPGPNGEAPQIFTKTPLVKTARRGVMEFLLINHPLDCPICDQGGECDLQDQAMAFGVAGSRYHENKRAVEDKYIGPLVRTSMNRCIHCTRCVRFTAEVAGTGDMGAIGRGEDMEITTYLETALGSELQSNIADLCPVGALLPKPYPFKARPWEMTKTDSIDVMDALGSSIRVDTRGREVLRILPRVNDAVNEEWISDKTRHVVDGLKAQRLDRPFMRRDGRLVPVTWGEAFAAIAGKIKASPPDRIGAIAGDLSSVEDMFALKQLMAKLGSTTIDCRQDGTKLHPKFGRASYLFNPTVAGIEDATSLLIIGSNPRRESPVLNARIRKRWLKGNFPIEVIGERADLTYPYQYLGAGIETLGDVGKSTTLRGDRPMVLIGQGALTRDDGAAVLAMAVKAAAGFGAAEGWNGLAVLHTAASRVGGLDLGFVPSDGALDVAGMTKAGALDVLFLLGADEVDVAPGAFVIYQGTHGDRGAHRADVILPGATYTEKTGLYVNTEGRVQRADRANFPPGDAREDWAILRALSDVLGHRLPFDSHRALRAALLAEHPHFGTLDVVVPADKEALSSLGDGVATSDRSPFRSTVSDFYLTNSICRASAVMAECSALAQGRLQQAAE, from the coding sequence ATGACCAAACTCGTCATCGATGGTCGCGAGATCGACGTCCCGGCCGATTTCACTTTGCTGCAAGCCTGCGAGGAAGCCGGCGCTGAAATTCCGCGCTTTTGTTACCACGAGCGCCTGTCGATCGCGGGCAATTGCCGGATGTGTTTGGTCGAAGTGAAGGGCAGCCCGAAGCCCGTCGCCTCTTGCGCGTGGGGCGTGAGGGACTGCCGCCCGGGTCCGAATGGCGAGGCACCACAGATCTTCACCAAGACGCCGCTTGTCAAAACCGCGCGTCGCGGCGTGATGGAATTTCTGCTGATCAATCATCCGCTCGATTGCCCGATCTGCGATCAAGGCGGCGAGTGCGATCTGCAGGACCAGGCGATGGCGTTCGGTGTCGCCGGGTCGCGCTATCACGAGAATAAGCGCGCGGTCGAAGATAAGTATATCGGTCCGTTGGTCCGGACATCGATGAACCGCTGCATCCATTGCACCCGATGCGTCCGCTTTACGGCGGAGGTCGCCGGAACCGGCGACATGGGTGCGATCGGTCGCGGTGAGGATATGGAGATCACGACCTATCTCGAGACGGCGCTCGGGTCGGAATTGCAGTCCAACATCGCCGATCTCTGCCCGGTCGGCGCCTTGCTGCCGAAGCCTTATCCGTTCAAGGCGCGTCCTTGGGAGATGACCAAGACCGACTCGATCGACGTGATGGATGCGCTCGGCTCTTCGATCCGGGTTGATACACGCGGTCGCGAGGTGCTTCGTATCCTTCCGCGCGTCAACGACGCCGTGAATGAGGAATGGATTTCGGACAAGACCCGTCATGTGGTCGACGGTCTGAAGGCTCAGCGGCTCGATCGTCCTTTCATGCGGCGTGACGGCAGACTGGTGCCGGTGACGTGGGGCGAGGCTTTCGCGGCGATCGCCGGCAAGATCAAGGCGTCGCCCCCCGATCGGATCGGGGCCATCGCTGGTGACCTGTCGAGCGTCGAGGACATGTTCGCTCTCAAGCAACTGATGGCGAAGCTGGGCTCGACCACCATCGATTGCCGCCAGGATGGAACCAAGCTGCATCCGAAATTCGGCCGCGCGTCCTACCTGTTCAATCCGACGGTCGCCGGCATCGAGGATGCGACGTCGTTGCTGATCATCGGGTCGAACCCGCGTCGTGAAAGCCCGGTGTTGAACGCGCGTATTCGCAAGCGTTGGCTGAAGGGGAATTTCCCGATCGAAGTCATCGGCGAACGTGCCGATCTGACCTACCCCTATCAATATCTCGGGGCCGGGATCGAAACGCTCGGTGACGTTGGCAAAAGCACCACCCTACGCGGCGATCGGCCGATGGTGCTGATCGGACAGGGCGCACTGACCCGCGACGATGGTGCGGCGGTCCTCGCAATGGCCGTCAAAGCGGCAGCAGGTTTCGGCGCGGCTGAGGGCTGGAACGGACTGGCGGTTCTGCATACGGCAGCGTCGCGCGTCGGTGGCCTGGATCTCGGTTTCGTGCCGTCAGACGGCGCCCTCGACGTTGCCGGAATGACGAAAGCGGGAGCACTCGACGTGCTGTTCCTGCTTGGTGCTGACGAAGTCGACGTCGCGCCCGGAGCCTTTGTGATCTATCAGGGCACCCATGGCGACCGCGGAGCACACCGCGCGGACGTCATTCTACCGGGCGCCACCTATACCGAGAAGACCGGTCTTTACGTCAATACAGAGGGCCGCGTGCAGCGCGCCGATCGGGCGAATTTCCCGCCAGGTGACGCGCGGGAAGATTGGGCGATCTTGCGGGCCTTGTCCGACGTGTTGGGCCATCGCCTACCGTTCGACTCGCACCGGGCTTTGCGGGCTGCGCTTCTGGCTGAGCATCCGCACTTCGGAACGCTCGACGTCGTGGTGCCCGCCGATAAGGAGGCCCTGTCGAGCCTCGGGGACGGCGTCGCAACATCCGACCGCTCACCGTTCCGCTCGACCGTTTCGGACTTCTACCTGACCAACTCGATCTGCCGGGCTTCTGCCGTGATGGCCGAATGCTCTGCGCTGGCGCAGGGCCGCCTGCAACAAGCTGCCGAATAG
- the nuoL gene encoding NADH-quinone oxidoreductase subunit L, with amino-acid sequence MYQAIVFLPLVGFLITGLFGNQLGARSSEIVTSVLVGISALLSWVAFVNVGFGDGTTHVDVANWMTVGALKVDWAFRIDTLTVVMLVVVNTVSTLVHVYSIGYMHEDPSRPRFFAYLSLFTFAMLMLVTSDNLVQMFFGWEGVGLASYLLIGFWYDRPTANAAAIKAFVVNRVGDFGFSLGIFLVFALTQSVAFDTIFAAAPGLVGKHFHAFGMDPNALTLACLLLFMGAMGKSAQFLLHTWLPDAMEGPTPVSALIHAATMVTAGVFMVARLSPLFELAPHAMTFVTVIGGTTAMFAATIGLVQNDIKKVIAYSTCSQLGYMFVALGVGGYSLAVFHLFTHAFFKALLFLGAGSVIHACHHEQDMRKMGGLWRKIPITFAMMIIGTLALTGFPFTAGYFSKDAIIEASFASTRPGAVYAFLMVLFAAGMTSFYSWRLIFLTFFGVDRSQEGPVEGNDHNTHAEPAHGTASAHGHEAAAHDDHSHHHEPHESPIVMLAPLFVLAFGALFAGLIFKHAFIGEGMSEFWKAALFYSDHNHIFEAMEHVPFLVSILPTIMMVVGFLVAFYAYVLSPGTAESWAKINRPLYLFFLNKWYFDELYDHLFVRPAFWLGRLFWKGGDGFVIDGFGPDGVAAAVVGTTNRVVKLQTGYLYHYAFAMMLGVAAFITWYLVGGVH; translated from the coding sequence ATGTATCAAGCCATCGTGTTTCTCCCGCTGGTCGGCTTCCTGATCACCGGGCTCTTCGGCAATCAACTCGGCGCCCGCAGCTCCGAGATCGTGACGTCTGTGCTGGTCGGCATCTCGGCGCTGTTGTCCTGGGTTGCTTTCGTCAATGTCGGCTTCGGCGACGGGACAACCCATGTCGATGTCGCCAACTGGATGACGGTCGGTGCTCTGAAAGTCGATTGGGCTTTCAGGATCGACACGTTGACGGTCGTGATGCTGGTGGTGGTCAACACGGTCTCGACGTTGGTTCACGTCTATTCGATTGGTTACATGCACGAGGATCCGAGCCGGCCGCGGTTCTTCGCCTATCTGTCGCTGTTCACCTTTGCGATGTTGATGCTGGTGACCTCCGACAATCTGGTTCAGATGTTTTTTGGTTGGGAAGGGGTCGGTCTCGCGTCCTATCTCCTGATCGGGTTCTGGTATGATCGGCCGACCGCCAACGCAGCCGCCATCAAGGCCTTCGTGGTCAATCGCGTCGGTGACTTTGGCTTTTCGCTTGGCATCTTTCTTGTTTTTGCGCTCACCCAATCGGTGGCTTTCGATACGATCTTCGCGGCTGCGCCTGGGCTCGTCGGCAAGCATTTTCATGCCTTCGGCATGGATCCGAATGCGCTGACCCTGGCCTGCCTGCTGCTCTTCATGGGCGCGATGGGTAAGTCAGCGCAGTTTCTGCTGCATACCTGGTTGCCTGATGCCATGGAGGGTCCGACGCCGGTGTCGGCGCTGATCCATGCCGCCACGATGGTGACCGCCGGTGTGTTCATGGTCGCGCGGCTCTCTCCGCTGTTCGAGCTTGCGCCGCATGCGATGACATTCGTGACGGTCATCGGCGGCACGACCGCGATGTTTGCGGCGACGATCGGCTTGGTGCAGAACGACATCAAGAAGGTGATTGCCTATTCGACCTGCTCGCAGCTCGGCTACATGTTCGTGGCGCTCGGGGTCGGTGGCTACTCGCTCGCGGTGTTTCACCTCTTCACCCATGCGTTCTTCAAGGCTTTGCTGTTCCTGGGCGCCGGTTCGGTCATCCACGCGTGCCACCACGAGCAGGACATGCGAAAAATGGGAGGCCTTTGGCGCAAGATTCCCATCACCTTCGCGATGATGATCATCGGGACGCTCGCCCTGACTGGCTTTCCATTCACGGCGGGGTATTTCTCCAAAGATGCGATCATCGAAGCATCTTTCGCATCGACTCGCCCTGGCGCCGTCTATGCGTTTTTGATGGTGTTGTTCGCCGCAGGCATGACGTCTTTTTATTCCTGGCGGCTGATCTTCCTGACCTTCTTTGGAGTCGATCGCAGCCAAGAGGGGCCGGTCGAAGGCAACGACCACAACACCCATGCGGAACCCGCCCATGGCACGGCATCGGCCCATGGGCATGAAGCTGCGGCGCATGACGATCACTCGCATCATCATGAGCCGCATGAATCACCAATCGTGATGCTTGCACCGCTGTTCGTGCTGGCCTTCGGCGCGCTCTTCGCCGGCCTCATCTTCAAACATGCCTTCATCGGCGAAGGCATGAGCGAGTTCTGGAAGGCGGCTCTTTTCTATTCGGATCACAACCACATCTTCGAGGCGATGGAGCATGTGCCGTTCCTCGTGTCGATCCTGCCGACCATCATGATGGTGGTTGGATTTCTGGTCGCTTTCTATGCCTACGTGTTGTCGCCGGGAACCGCTGAGTCCTGGGCGAAGATCAATCGCCCGCTCTATTTGTTCTTCCTCAATAAGTGGTATTTTGACGAGCTATACGATCATCTCTTCGTGCGGCCGGCCTTCTGGCTTGGCCGGTTGTTCTGGAAGGGTGGTGACGGCTTTGTGATCGATGGCTTCGGGCCGGATGGCGTCGCCGCCGCCGTAGTCGGAACGACCAATCGCGTGGTGAAGCTGCAGACCGGTTATCTCTATCACTACGCTTTCGCGATGATGCTCGGCGTCGCCGCTTTCATCACCTGGTATCTGGTCGGGGGCGTCCACTGA
- the nuoN gene encoding NADH-quinone oxidoreductase subunit NuoN: MSPDFHLGPVLPEFILAVGALVLLMVGALRGERSTALVTELAIVVLGAAFLIDVGTSVHGTIVFEGAFLDDAFGRFMKGLALLGSLVTLVMSIGFLKQEGIDRFEYPVLILLSTLGMLMLISANSLIALYLGFELMSLALYVLAAFHRDNLRASEAGLKYFVLGALSSGMLLYGASLIYGYSGTVLFSGIATALQGNAHIGVVFGLVFLSAGLAFKMSTVPFHMWTPDVYEGAPTPVTAFFATAPKMAAVAITVRIIITAFPGILHEWQQIIIFISIASMALGSFAAIGQTNFKRLMAYSAIGHMGFALVGLAPGTEAGVYGVLIYLSIYLVMTLGTFAAIMMMRRGGVNIETTADLAGLGRTRPAMAFFLAMLMFSLAGIPPLAGFFAKFYVFQAAIQANLYALAVLGVLSSVVAAYYYLRIVKMMYFDEPTGVAFDKANPAVSFVLGAAGLAVLLFWVFPAPIVASAAAAARSLF; the protein is encoded by the coding sequence ATGTCGCCCGATTTTCACCTCGGACCTGTCCTTCCAGAGTTCATCCTTGCGGTGGGGGCTCTGGTGCTGCTCATGGTTGGTGCGTTACGGGGTGAGCGGTCGACCGCCCTCGTGACCGAACTCGCCATCGTGGTCCTCGGCGCGGCCTTTCTGATCGACGTCGGCACGTCGGTTCATGGTACAATCGTGTTCGAAGGCGCCTTTTTGGATGACGCTTTCGGGCGCTTCATGAAGGGTCTGGCTCTCCTGGGGTCGCTGGTGACCCTGGTCATGTCGATCGGCTTCTTGAAGCAAGAGGGCATCGATCGCTTCGAATATCCTGTGCTGATCCTGCTCTCGACGCTCGGCATGTTGATGCTGATTTCGGCCAACAGTCTGATCGCGCTCTACCTCGGCTTCGAGTTGATGAGCCTCGCGCTCTACGTTCTCGCGGCGTTCCACCGCGATAACCTGCGGGCCAGCGAGGCGGGGCTCAAGTATTTCGTGTTGGGTGCCCTGTCGTCTGGCATGCTGCTCTATGGCGCTTCGCTCATTTACGGCTATTCAGGTACGGTCCTGTTCAGCGGCATCGCGACGGCCCTTCAGGGTAATGCTCACATCGGCGTGGTGTTCGGACTTGTGTTCCTGTCGGCCGGGCTGGCCTTCAAGATGTCGACTGTGCCGTTCCACATGTGGACGCCCGATGTCTACGAGGGCGCGCCCACTCCGGTGACTGCATTTTTCGCCACGGCCCCCAAAATGGCAGCCGTCGCGATCACGGTCCGGATCATCATCACAGCCTTTCCGGGCATCCTGCACGAATGGCAGCAGATCATCATCTTCATCTCGATCGCATCAATGGCGCTCGGCTCGTTCGCGGCGATCGGCCAAACCAACTTCAAGCGCCTGATGGCCTATTCGGCGATCGGCCACATGGGTTTTGCCCTGGTGGGTCTCGCTCCCGGGACCGAGGCCGGCGTTTATGGTGTGCTGATCTATCTCTCGATCTATCTGGTCATGACGCTCGGGACATTCGCGGCCATCATGATGATGCGCCGGGGTGGCGTGAATATCGAGACCACCGCCGATCTCGCCGGCCTCGGGCGCACCCGCCCCGCCATGGCGTTCTTCCTTGCCATGTTGATGTTTTCGCTTGCCGGCATTCCGCCATTGGCTGGATTCTTTGCCAAGTTCTACGTCTTCCAGGCCGCGATCCAAGCCAATCTCTACGCCCTTGCGGTTCTCGGCGTCCTCTCGAGCGTCGTTGCGGCTTATTATTACCTCCGGATCGTCAAGATGATGTATTTCGACGAACCAACCGGAGTTGCGTTTGACAAAGCCAACCCTGCCGTGAGCTTTGTGCTCGGCGCTGCTGGACTTGCGGTCCTGCTCTTCTGGGTCTTTCCGGCACCCATCGTCGCGAGCGCGGCTGCCGCTGCCCGATCCTTGTTCTGA
- a CDS encoding NADH-quinone oxidoreductase subunit M, which produces MFGFGILSLLIFLPVLGSAVILLLRGDDAATLRNARWTALLTTLVVFLVSLYAWSHFDTSNSAFQLIETRGWFGGGLQYKLGVDGISMPFIVLTAFLMPFCILASWDSIQLRVKEFMIAFLILEALMIGVFCALDLVLFYLFFEGGLIPMFLIIGIWGGKRRIYASMKFFLYTLLGSLLMLLAIMKMYGVAGTTDIEVLLQPGMFSASMQTWLWLAFFASFAVKMPMWPVHTWLPDAHVEAPTAGSVILAGIMLKMGGYGFLRFSLPMFPDASHYFAPLMFALSVVAIIYTSLVALVQEDMKKLIAYSSIAHMGFVTMGLFTMTPQGIQGAMFLMISHGIVSAALFLCVGVIYDRMHTREISAYGGLVERMPRYAVAFMIFTMANIGLPGTSGFVGEFLTMLAAFQVNTWVALIATFGTILAASYALFLYRRVIFGKLEKPSLAGILDLSPREMVILLPLIVLTIYYGFHPAPIIDASMASVDHISKVVQAAQAATTATALNVSQ; this is translated from the coding sequence ATGTTCGGCTTCGGCATTCTTTCGCTTCTGATCTTCCTCCCGGTCCTCGGATCGGCTGTCATTTTGCTCCTGCGTGGCGACGACGCGGCAACGCTCCGCAACGCGCGTTGGACGGCTCTCCTGACCACGCTGGTGGTGTTCCTCGTCTCGCTTTACGCTTGGAGCCACTTCGACACGTCCAACTCGGCCTTTCAATTGATCGAGACTCGGGGCTGGTTCGGCGGCGGCTTGCAATACAAGCTCGGCGTCGACGGCATCTCGATGCCGTTCATCGTCCTGACCGCATTCCTTATGCCGTTCTGCATCCTGGCGTCCTGGGACTCGATCCAGCTGCGCGTCAAGGAATTCATGATCGCGTTCCTGATCCTGGAAGCTTTGATGATCGGCGTGTTTTGTGCGCTCGATCTGGTGCTGTTTTACCTCTTCTTCGAGGGCGGACTGATCCCGATGTTCCTGATCATCGGCATCTGGGGCGGGAAGCGGCGCATTTACGCCAGCATGAAGTTTTTCCTCTACACGCTGCTCGGCTCCTTGTTGATGCTGCTCGCCATCATGAAGATGTATGGCGTCGCCGGCACGACCGACATCGAAGTCCTGCTGCAACCCGGTATGTTCTCAGCCTCGATGCAGACTTGGCTTTGGCTGGCCTTCTTTGCTTCCTTTGCAGTGAAGATGCCCATGTGGCCGGTCCACACGTGGTTGCCGGACGCGCATGTCGAGGCACCGACCGCAGGGTCTGTCATTCTGGCCGGCATCATGTTGAAGATGGGCGGCTACGGCTTTCTGCGCTTCTCTTTGCCGATGTTCCCCGATGCGTCGCATTACTTCGCGCCGCTTATGTTTGCCCTGTCGGTCGTCGCCATCATCTACACCTCGTTGGTGGCGCTTGTGCAGGAGGATATGAAGAAGCTGATCGCTTATTCGTCGATCGCCCATATGGGTTTCGTGACGATGGGCCTGTTTACGATGACGCCGCAGGGCATTCAGGGCGCGATGTTCCTGATGATCTCACATGGCATCGTATCGGCTGCTTTGTTCCTTTGCGTCGGTGTGATCTACGACCGCATGCACACGCGTGAGATTTCGGCTTACGGCGGCCTCGTCGAACGGATGCCCCGCTACGCCGTCGCCTTCATGATCTTCACAATGGCGAATATCGGGCTTCCGGGAACGTCGGGCTTCGTCGGCGAGTTCCTCACGATGCTGGCGGCGTTTCAGGTTAACACCTGGGTGGCGCTGATCGCGACCTTTGGCACCATCCTGGCGGCGAGCTACGCGCTGTTTCTCTATCGCCGGGTCATCTTCGGAAAGCTCGAGAAGCCGTCTCTTGCGGGGATCCTCGATCTCTCGCCGCGCGAGATGGTGATCCTTCTGCCGCTCATCGTGCTGACGATCTACTATGGGTTCCACCCAGCCCCGATCATCGATGCATCGATGGCGTCCGTCGATCATATCTCGAAGGTCGTTCAAGCCGCTCAGGCTGCGACGACCGCCACCGCTCTGAACGTTTCGCAGTAA
- a CDS encoding NADH-quinone oxidoreductase subunit J, which produces MTAADAFFYIFSAIAVASAFMVISAKNPVHSVLFLILAFVNAAGLFILLGAEFLAMILIVVYVGAVAVLFLFVVMMLDVDFAELKQGFLQYLPVGALVGGVVLVELVLVVGSWTIAPADLRLTAAPIMPGLSNTAALGRVLYTQYLYFFQTAGFVLLTAMIGSIVLTLRHKVSVKRQDISEQNRRDPHTSVEVRKVPSRVGL; this is translated from the coding sequence ATGACGGCGGCCGACGCGTTCTTCTACATCTTTTCGGCGATCGCGGTCGCCTCGGCCTTCATGGTCATCTCGGCGAAGAATCCGGTTCACTCGGTCCTCTTTCTGATCCTTGCCTTCGTCAACGCAGCGGGATTGTTCATTCTGCTGGGAGCTGAATTTTTGGCCATGATTCTGATCGTGGTCTATGTCGGCGCTGTGGCGGTCCTGTTCTTGTTCGTCGTCATGATGCTCGATGTGGACTTTGCCGAATTGAAGCAGGGCTTTCTTCAATATCTCCCGGTCGGCGCGCTCGTCGGTGGTGTCGTTCTGGTCGAGTTGGTTCTCGTCGTCGGTAGTTGGACGATCGCTCCTGCCGATCTCCGCCTCACGGCTGCGCCGATCATGCCGGGGCTGTCCAACACGGCCGCGCTTGGTCGCGTACTTTACACGCAATATCTCTACTTCTTTCAGACGGCAGGCTTTGTGCTGCTGACCGCCATGATCGGGTCGATCGTACTCACGCTGCGGCACAAGGTCAGCGTCAAGCGGCAGGACATTTCCGAGCAGAACCGTCGCGATCCTCATACGTCCGTCGAAGTGCGGAAAGTTCCGTCCCGTGTGGGCCTCTAG
- the nuoK gene encoding NADH-quinone oxidoreductase subunit NuoK — translation MTVGLTQYLIVGAILFTLGVAGIILNRKNIIIILMSVELILLAVNVNLVAFSSFLGDLTGQVFGLFVLTVAAAESAIGLAILVVYFRNRGSIAVEDINMMKG, via the coding sequence ATGACCGTCGGACTCACACAATATCTCATCGTCGGCGCGATCCTCTTCACGCTCGGCGTTGCGGGGATCATCCTCAACCGCAAGAATATCATCATCATCCTGATGTCGGTCGAGTTGATCCTGCTGGCCGTCAACGTCAATCTCGTCGCTTTCTCGTCCTTCTTGGGTGATCTCACGGGACAGGTCTTCGGCCTCTTCGTTCTGACGGTCGCGGCCGCCGAATCGGCAATTGGCCTCGCGATCCTCGTGGTCTATTTCCGCAATCGCGGATCCATCGCGGTCGAAGACATCAACATGATGAAGGGCTGA
- the nuoH gene encoding NADH-quinone oxidoreductase subunit NuoH, translated as MTDGWFLPLLLKIGESLLMIVALLIYVAYILLADRKIWAAVQLRRGPNVVGPFGLLQSFADMLKFVFKEPIIPSGANKGVFLLAPLVSGVLAISAWAVIPIDQGWAVANLNVGILYIFAISSLGVYGVIMAGWASNSKYPFLAALRSAAQMVSYEVSIGLVIVTVLMCAGSLNLTDIVNAQNGRFGLLGWYWLPLFPMFIIFFISALAETNRPPFDLVEAESELVAGFMVEYSATPYMLFMLGEYVAIVTMCSLTTILFLGGWLSPIPFAPFTWVPGAIWFIIKASLVFFMFAMVKAFVPRYRYDQLMRLGWKIFLPISLACVVIVAGVLEITGWGGLPH; from the coding sequence ATGACCGACGGCTGGTTCCTGCCCCTCCTTCTGAAGATTGGCGAAAGCCTTCTGATGATCGTCGCCCTGTTGATCTACGTCGCCTACATCTTGTTGGCTGATCGGAAAATCTGGGCGGCCGTGCAGCTGCGTCGCGGCCCTAATGTGGTCGGCCCGTTCGGCCTGCTGCAAAGCTTTGCCGACATGCTGAAATTCGTCTTCAAGGAGCCGATCATCCCATCGGGCGCCAACAAAGGCGTGTTCCTGCTGGCGCCGCTTGTGTCGGGCGTTTTGGCCATCTCGGCTTGGGCGGTCATTCCGATCGACCAAGGGTGGGCTGTCGCCAACCTCAACGTCGGCATTCTTTATATTTTCGCCATCTCATCGCTGGGTGTCTACGGGGTCATCATGGCCGGCTGGGCCTCGAACTCGAAATACCCTTTTTTGGCGGCGTTGCGGTCCGCAGCCCAGATGGTGTCCTACGAAGTTTCCATCGGCCTCGTGATCGTGACGGTGCTGATGTGCGCTGGATCGCTGAACCTGACCGACATCGTCAACGCGCAAAACGGACGTTTCGGCTTGCTCGGCTGGTATTGGTTGCCGCTGTTTCCGATGTTCATCATCTTCTTCATCTCGGCACTCGCCGAGACGAACCGCCCTCCCTTCGACCTGGTCGAAGCCGAATCCGAGCTGGTGGCCGGTTTCATGGTCGAATATTCGGCGACGCCCTACATGCTGTTCATGCTCGGTGAGTATGTGGCAATCGTCACGATGTGCTCGCTGACCACCATCCTTTTCCTGGGTGGCTGGCTGTCGCCGATCCCCTTCGCGCCCTTCACCTGGGTGCCAGGCGCGATCTGGTTCATCATCAAAGCATCATTGGTTTTCTTCATGTTCGCGATGGTGAAGGCTTTCGTGCCGCGCTACCGCTACGATCAATTAATGCGGCTCGGTTGGAAGATCTTTCTGCCGATTTCGCTCGCTTGCGTCGTCATCGTCGCGGGTGTGTTGGAGATCACGGGTTGGGGTGGCTTGCCCCATTGA